Proteins co-encoded in one Campylobacter ornithocola genomic window:
- the pseI gene encoding pseudaminic acid synthase, with protein sequence MFIENFNLNEKVFIIAELSANHANSLEVALKTIQAAKKAGADAIKIQTYTPDSLTLNSNKKDFIIEGGLWHGRNLYELYKEAKTPYEWHEKLFECAKNEGLICFSSPFSKEDVNFLRKFNPSAYKIASFEANDYNFVRYVAKENKPTLVSTGIAYEEELEMIVKIFQEENNQNLILLKCTSAYPSQICDLNLNTIKTLQEKFSTIIGLSDHSEGFLAPALAVALGARVIEKHFILNKTLDSADAKFSLDFDEFKQMCNMVRLSEQALGKASLTIDEKTLKNRHFARSLYASKDIKKGENFTQENVKSVRPNLGLHPKFLPTILGKKATCDIEFGTALKEQHFLE encoded by the coding sequence ATGTTTATAGAAAATTTTAATTTGAACGAGAAAGTTTTCATCATCGCTGAGCTTTCAGCTAACCATGCAAACAGCCTTGAAGTAGCTTTAAAAACCATACAGGCAGCTAAAAAAGCGGGAGCTGATGCTATAAAAATTCAAACCTATACCCCAGATAGTTTGACGCTAAATTCTAATAAAAAAGATTTTATCATCGAGGGTGGTTTGTGGCATGGGCGTAATTTATATGAACTATACAAAGAAGCTAAAACACCTTATGAGTGGCATGAAAAGCTTTTTGAATGTGCTAAAAATGAAGGATTAATCTGTTTTTCTAGTCCTTTTTCTAAAGAAGATGTAAATTTTTTAAGAAAATTTAACCCTTCAGCTTATAAAATCGCTTCTTTTGAAGCAAATGATTATAATTTTGTACGCTATGTAGCTAAAGAAAACAAACCTACTTTGGTTTCTACAGGCATAGCCTACGAAGAAGAACTTGAAATGATTGTTAAAATTTTTCAAGAAGAAAATAACCAAAATCTAATTTTGCTTAAATGCACCTCAGCTTATCCTTCGCAAATTTGCGATCTAAACCTAAATACTATAAAAACTTTACAAGAAAAATTTAGCACTATAATTGGTTTAAGCGATCACAGTGAAGGATTTTTAGCACCAGCCTTAGCTGTAGCTCTTGGGGCAAGAGTTATAGAAAAACATTTTATATTGAATAAAACTCTCGATAGTGCTGATGCTAAATTTAGTCTTGACTTTGATGAGTTTAAACAAATGTGCAATATGGTGCGTTTAAGCGAACAAGCACTAGGCAAAGCTAGCTTAACAATAGATGAAAAAACTTTAAAAAACCGCCATTTTGCAAGAAGTTTATATGCTAGTAAAGACATCAAAAAAGGAGAAAATTTTACACAAGAAAATGTAAAAAGTGTAAGACCAAACTTAGGTTTACATCCTAAGTTTTTGCCTACCATACTTGGCAAAAAAGCAACTTGCGATATAGAATTTGGCACAGCATTGAAAGAACAACATTTTTTGGAATGA
- the fliN gene encoding flagellar motor switch protein FliN, with amino-acid sequence MIEDHLGLLQSYEDILDISVDFVSELGTTNMSVKELLKLEVGSVIDLEKPAGESVELYLNKRIFGKGEVMVYEKNLAIRINEILDSKSVLQYFKKELQ; translated from the coding sequence ATGATAGAAGATCATTTAGGATTATTGCAATCTTATGAAGATATTTTAGATATTAGCGTAGATTTTGTCAGCGAACTTGGCACAACTAATATGAGCGTAAAAGAGCTTTTGAAGCTAGAGGTAGGTTCTGTGATAGATCTTGAAAAGCCAGCAGGTGAAAGTGTGGAGCTTTATTTAAATAAAAGAATCTTTGGTAAAGGTGAGGTAATGGTATATGAAAAAAACCTTGCTATAAGGATTAATGAAATTTTAGATTCTAAATCAGTGTTGCAGTATTTCAAAAAAGAACTGCAATGA
- a CDS encoding Ppx/GppA phosphatase family protein — MAKKTAVIDLGSNSVRMVIFERTSRYGFFICSEHKKKIRLGENAYNNNKILQEEAMLKAEKALAYFKEKALKEKCRKIIAVGTSALRDAPNAKDFIARIAKNVGLNIKCINGKTESFLGGLAALNLLSNIKNATTIDIGGGSTELCLIKEGAIIDCISLDLGTVRLKEIFYDTKRFNALDQFIQEALAQVPKRFQNDNIIAIGGSLRALSNSIMKKNSYPLKMIHNFSYSFEKEKNHIEKIQNAKNLVDFNIKKDRFDTIKEGCVIFLALAKNLKAKNIITSAVGVREGVFLSNLFQKYTKIKNDTTDFSKFTAKFPSNFNPSLKSLQDRFNIDYNDKSTYFANKLFDTLLPLHKIDISFKKDLLNAAKLAHVGERINFYFANEHSAYMALNGLHFGFSHKEILLISILLKANGKKINPFAIEHIKELLPNNHVLTWLNFILALAKKLAKDTDINLDFTLKNHTLYIYSDKKQIYFSKEEIKKILKPKLIILAFNQKN, encoded by the coding sequence ATGGCTAAAAAAACAGCAGTAATTGACCTTGGCTCTAACTCTGTTCGTATGGTAATCTTTGAAAGAACCTCAAGGTATGGTTTTTTTATTTGTAGCGAACATAAAAAGAAAATAAGACTTGGAGAAAACGCCTACAATAACAATAAAATTCTTCAAGAAGAAGCTATGCTTAAAGCTGAGAAAGCTCTAGCTTATTTTAAAGAAAAAGCTTTAAAAGAAAAATGTAGAAAAATTATCGCTGTTGGAACTTCTGCACTAAGAGATGCTCCTAATGCAAAAGATTTTATTGCTAGGATAGCAAAAAATGTAGGTCTAAATATAAAATGTATTAACGGAAAAACTGAGTCATTTTTAGGTGGACTTGCTGCTTTAAATTTATTATCAAATATTAAAAATGCAACAACAATAGACATAGGTGGAGGATCAACAGAACTTTGCTTAATTAAAGAAGGTGCTATCATAGATTGTATTTCACTTGATCTTGGCACAGTAAGATTAAAAGAAATTTTTTATGACACTAAAAGATTTAATGCCCTAGATCAATTCATACAAGAAGCACTAGCACAAGTCCCAAAACGCTTTCAAAATGATAACATCATTGCCATAGGTGGAAGCTTAAGAGCATTATCGAATTCTATAATGAAAAAAAACTCTTATCCATTGAAAATGATTCATAATTTTAGTTATAGTTTTGAAAAGGAAAAAAATCATATAGAAAAAATTCAAAATGCTAAAAATTTAGTTGATTTTAATATCAAAAAAGATCGTTTTGACACCATAAAAGAAGGCTGTGTGATATTTTTAGCCTTAGCAAAAAATTTAAAGGCCAAAAATATCATCACTTCTGCGGTGGGTGTAAGAGAGGGAGTGTTTTTATCTAATCTTTTTCAAAAATATACAAAAATAAAAAACGATACAACAGATTTTTCAAAATTTACTGCTAAATTTCCATCTAATTTCAACCCAAGTCTAAAATCTTTACAAGATCGTTTTAACATAGATTACAATGACAAAAGTACATATTTTGCAAATAAATTATTTGACACCCTTTTGCCTCTTCATAAAATTGATATTAGTTTTAAAAAAGATCTTTTAAATGCCGCCAAATTAGCTCATGTGGGCGAAAGAATTAATTTTTATTTTGCTAATGAGCATAGCGCTTATATGGCATTAAATGGCTTACATTTTGGTTTTTCACATAAGGAAATTTTACTCATTTCTATTCTTTTAAAAGCTAATGGTAAAAAAATAAATCCTTTTGCTATCGAACATATCAAAGAATTATTACCAAACAATCATGTGTTAACTTGGCTTAATTTTATTTTAGCATTAGCAAAAAAACTTGCAAAAGACACTGATATAAATCTTGATTTTACATTAAAAAATCATACTTTATATATTTATTCAGATAAGAAACAAATTTATTTTTCAAAAGAAGAGATTAAAAAGATTTTAAAGCCAAAACTCATAATTTTAGCTTTTAATCAAAAAAATTAA
- a CDS encoding YfhL family 4Fe-4S dicluster ferredoxin — MSLLITRECISCDACREECPDEAIYDNEPIYVIDPDLCTECVNEFSEPACIVACPVDCIIPDPDNVESIDELRLKHKNKDI; from the coding sequence ATGTCACTTTTAATTACTAGAGAATGTATATCCTGCGATGCATGTAGGGAAGAATGCCCAGATGAGGCTATTTATGATAACGAACCAATCTATGTTATAGATCCTGATCTTTGTACTGAGTGTGTGAATGAATTTTCAGAGCCAGCCTGTATTGTAGCCTGTCCAGTAGATTGTATCATACCTGACCCTGACAATGTAGAAAGTATTGATGAACTTCGTTTAAAACACAAAAACAAAGATATTTAA
- the hsrA gene encoding homeostatic response regulator transcription factor HsrA yields the protein MRILVVEDEASLNKTLSNTLNEFGYQSDTSENFKDAEYFIGIRHYDLVLSNWVIGNNDASDLINAIKQKSPRTAIVTICTKADKENEIKALKAGADDYIKKPLDFEILLARIEARLRFGGTNVIKIDDLVIDPDEEKITYQGKDIELKGKPFEVLTHLARHSDQIVSKEQLLDAIWEEPELVTPNVIEVAINQIRQKMDKPLNISTIETVRRRGYRFCFPKKTN from the coding sequence ATGCGTATTTTGGTTGTAGAAGATGAAGCGTCACTTAATAAAACCTTATCAAACACTTTGAATGAGTTCGGTTACCAAAGTGATACTTCGGAAAATTTTAAAGACGCTGAGTATTTTATAGGTATTAGACACTATGATTTAGTATTATCAAATTGGGTTATTGGCAATAACGACGCAAGTGATTTAATCAATGCCATTAAACAAAAATCTCCAAGAACTGCCATAGTAACAATATGCACAAAAGCAGATAAAGAAAACGAAATTAAAGCTTTAAAAGCCGGAGCAGATGATTATATAAAAAAACCTTTAGATTTTGAAATTTTATTGGCAAGAATCGAAGCTAGACTTAGATTTGGTGGAACTAATGTAATTAAAATTGATGATTTAGTGATTGACCCTGACGAAGAAAAAATCACTTACCAAGGAAAAGATATAGAGTTAAAAGGTAAGCCTTTTGAAGTTTTAACTCATTTAGCTAGACACTCTGATCAGATCGTATCAAAAGAGCAGCTTTTAGATGCTATTTGGGAAGAACCTGAACTTGTAACTCCAAATGTTATAGAAGTTGCAATCAACCAAATAAGACAAAAAATGGATAAACCACTTAATATTTCTACCATAGAAACTGTACGTCGCAGAGGATATCGTTTTTGTTTTCCTAAAAAAACTAACTAA
- a CDS encoding dihydroneopterin aldolase, with protein MQSHIKISLEFKCIIGLLDFERIQEQKVLIELEAKSKQFLDYAKLCARIEKIYKKKKFKTIEKSLKYICKDTKKHHKKLQFINITCYKPDIIKNARVGASLSKKY; from the coding sequence ATGCAAAGTCATATAAAAATTAGCTTAGAATTTAAATGTATTATAGGCCTTTTAGATTTTGAAAGAATTCAAGAACAAAAAGTCTTAATAGAATTAGAAGCTAAAAGTAAACAATTTTTAGATTATGCAAAATTATGTGCTAGAATAGAAAAAATTTACAAAAAGAAAAAATTTAAAACCATAGAAAAGTCTTTAAAATACATATGTAAAGATACTAAAAAACACCATAAAAAGCTTCAATTTATAAATATCACTTGTTATAAACCTGATATTATTAAAAACGCACGTGTTGGAGCTAGTCTAAGTAAAAAATATTAA
- the plsY gene encoding glycerol-3-phosphate 1-O-acyltransferase PlsY, whose translation MENLIIYLLAYLIGAIPFGLLLAQIFAKTNIKNAGSKSIGATNVLRVVKESDPKLAKTLAVATIVLDAFKGVIPILIAKILGYDENILWTMAVLAVFGHCFSPYLKFEGGKGVATGAGVLAVFLPFEIICAILVWLIIGKVFKISSLASLGALFTLIISSFIFHYDMPVVNTHAPIFIIAFIVLYKHIPNILRLVGKQECKVI comes from the coding sequence ATGGAAAATTTAATAATCTATCTTTTAGCTTATCTTATAGGTGCTATACCATTTGGGCTTTTATTAGCTCAAATTTTTGCCAAAACAAATATTAAAAATGCAGGCAGTAAAAGCATAGGTGCCACTAATGTTTTAAGAGTAGTAAAAGAAAGTGATCCTAAACTTGCTAAAACACTTGCTGTTGCGACTATTGTTTTAGATGCGTTTAAAGGAGTGATACCTATATTAATAGCAAAAATCTTAGGTTATGATGAAAATATCTTATGGACTATGGCTGTTTTAGCGGTATTTGGTCACTGCTTTTCTCCTTATTTGAAATTTGAAGGTGGCAAAGGAGTAGCTACTGGAGCTGGAGTTTTAGCGGTATTTTTACCTTTTGAAATTATATGTGCGATTTTAGTTTGGCTTATCATAGGAAAAGTGTTTAAAATTTCAAGTTTAGCTTCACTTGGAGCCTTATTTACTCTTATAATTAGTTCTTTTATATTTCACTATGACATGCCTGTTGTTAATACTCATGCACCAATTTTTATCATAGCATTTATAGTGCTTTATAAACACATACCAAATATTTTAAGACTTGTTGGAAAACAAGAATGCAAAGTCATATAA
- a CDS encoding cytochrome-c peroxidase: MKKISLLVASSLLVASAVFANDRALLDEAKAAGLAPLPKDQAGVEKLLKEMGVEASKFSKEKANLGKKLYFEPRLSKSGLISCNTCHNLGMGGADGIAAAVGHKWTTNPHHLNSPTVYNSVLNSTQFWDGRAGTLADQAKGPIEAEPEMATPAKLAVEKIASMPEYVKEFKKVYGSSGVTFDNIADAIATFERTLLTPSKFDKFLEGDTKALSKKEKEGLKTFIDKGCTACHTGVNLGGSMQAFQVAAQYKFANVGDFKGDANGLVKTPTLRNIAETAPYFHNGAIWSLQEAIKEMGSVQLGIEISDKEAASIETFLNALTGKKPNITYPQLPKATEKTPKPEL; the protein is encoded by the coding sequence ATGAAAAAAATTTCATTATTAGTTGCATCATCATTATTAGTTGCTTCAGCTGTTTTTGCTAATGATAGAGCTTTGTTAGATGAAGCAAAAGCTGCAGGTTTAGCACCTTTGCCAAAGGATCAAGCAGGTGTTGAAAAACTATTAAAAGAAATGGGCGTTGAGGCTAGTAAATTTTCTAAAGAAAAAGCTAATCTAGGTAAAAAGTTATATTTTGAACCAAGACTTTCTAAAAGTGGTTTGATTTCTTGTAATACCTGTCATAACTTAGGTATGGGTGGTGCTGATGGTATCGCAGCTGCTGTAGGGCATAAATGGACAACCAATCCTCATCATTTAAATTCGCCAACAGTATATAATTCAGTTTTAAATTCAACCCAATTTTGGGATGGTAGAGCAGGTACTTTAGCAGATCAAGCAAAAGGTCCGATTGAAGCAGAACCTGAAATGGCAACTCCTGCTAAATTAGCAGTAGAAAAAATAGCTTCTATGCCAGAATATGTGAAAGAATTTAAAAAAGTTTATGGTAGTAGTGGAGTAACTTTTGATAATATTGCAGATGCCATTGCTACATTTGAAAGAACACTTTTGACTCCATCTAAATTCGATAAATTCCTAGAAGGTGACACAAAAGCTTTAAGTAAAAAAGAAAAAGAAGGTTTAAAAACCTTTATTGATAAAGGTTGTACAGCTTGCCATACTGGAGTAAATTTAGGTGGTAGTATGCAAGCTTTCCAAGTAGCGGCACAATATAAATTTGCAAATGTGGGAGATTTTAAAGGCGATGCAAATGGTTTGGTTAAAACTCCAACTTTAAGAAATATTGCTGAAACAGCTCCATATTTCCACAATGGTGCTATTTGGTCTTTACAAGAAGCAATCAAAGAAATGGGTAGTGTTCAACTTGGCATAGAAATTTCTGACAAAGAAGCAGCTTCTATAGAAACCTTCTTAAATGCTTTAACAGGTAAAAAACCAAACATTACTTATCCTCAACTTCCAAAAGCAACTGAAAAAACTCCAAAACCAGAGCTTTAA
- the rplU gene encoding 50S ribosomal protein L21, protein MYAIIKHSGKQYRVSQGDELKLDRFEAEVKSSVEVSEVLAVCDKELKVGAPFVTGAKVVLEVIAHGKDKKVVIYKKRRRKDSKLKRGFRRQFTRVRVVDIKA, encoded by the coding sequence ATGTATGCTATTATAAAACACAGTGGAAAGCAATACAGAGTAAGCCAAGGTGATGAGCTTAAACTAGATCGTTTTGAAGCTGAAGTAAAATCAAGCGTAGAAGTAAGTGAAGTTCTTGCAGTATGTGATAAAGAATTAAAGGTAGGTGCGCCATTTGTTACGGGTGCAAAAGTTGTTTTAGAAGTGATTGCTCATGGAAAAGACAAAAAAGTTGTGATTTACAAAAAAAGACGTAGAAAAGACTCAAAATTAAAACGTGGTTTTAGAAGACAATTTACTCGCGTTAGAGTAGTAGATATTAAAGCTTAA
- the rpmA gene encoding 50S ribosomal protein L27 gives MAHKKGQGSTQNNRDSIGRRLGVKKFGGEFVRAGNIIIRQRGTATHAGNNVGMGKDHTIFALIDGFVKFERKDKNRKKVSVYPA, from the coding sequence ATGGCACACAAGAAAGGTCAAGGTTCAACTCAGAATAATCGTGATTCTATAGGTCGTCGTCTAGGTGTTAAAAAATTTGGTGGAGAATTTGTTCGTGCTGGTAATATTATCATTCGCCAAAGGGGAACAGCAACTCATGCAGGTAACAATGTAGGTATGGGAAAAGATCATACAATTTTTGCTTTAATTGATGGTTTTGTAAAATTCGAAAGAAAAGATAAAAATAGAAAAAAAGTTTCTGTTTATCCTGCATAA
- the obgE gene encoding GTPase ObgE, with translation MFIDNVKLVLSSGNGGKGAVSFRREKHVPLGGPDGGDGGNGGDVYFICDNNTHTLAHFKGKKELKAQNGQPGLGRNKNGKRGESLELIVPQGTQVIDAQSGEVLLDMLVEGQKELFLKGGKGGLGNTHFKNSTNQRPDYAQPGVAGKTLSVRLELKLIADVGLVGFPNVGKSTLISVVSNARPEIANYEFTTLTPKLGMVEVDDYNSFVMADIPGIIEGASDGRGLGLEFLRHIERTSFLLFVLDPLREMSLKEQFCVLRKELEKFSSKLYARNFGLMLSKSDSVNLGEEFAQKMQDEFNELKAYLQSQNNPQSFFIKVSSLEKTGLKELKFMLLEEVKKIRNQNSL, from the coding sequence ATGTTTATAGATAATGTAAAATTAGTTTTAAGTTCAGGTAATGGTGGTAAAGGTGCTGTGAGTTTTCGCCGTGAAAAACATGTTCCACTTGGTGGACCTGATGGTGGCGATGGTGGAAATGGTGGCGATGTATATTTTATATGTGATAACAACACTCACACTCTAGCACACTTTAAAGGTAAAAAAGAACTTAAAGCACAAAATGGCCAACCGGGTTTGGGTCGTAATAAAAATGGCAAAAGAGGGGAAAGTTTAGAGTTGATTGTCCCTCAAGGCACTCAGGTAATTGATGCGCAAAGTGGGGAAGTTTTGCTTGATATGCTAGTAGAAGGTCAAAAAGAACTCTTTTTAAAAGGTGGTAAAGGCGGTCTTGGTAATACTCACTTTAAAAACTCTACTAATCAACGTCCAGATTATGCCCAACCAGGTGTAGCAGGAAAAACCTTAAGTGTGCGCTTAGAGTTAAAACTCATAGCAGATGTTGGACTTGTGGGTTTTCCAAATGTAGGAAAATCAACCCTTATAAGCGTAGTATCTAATGCAAGACCTGAAATAGCTAATTATGAATTTACCACTCTAACTCCAAAACTTGGTATGGTTGAAGTAGATGATTATAATTCTTTTGTAATGGCAGATATCCCAGGCATTATAGAAGGTGCAAGTGATGGTAGGGGTTTGGGGCTTGAGTTTTTAAGACATATAGAAAGGACTTCTTTTTTGCTTTTTGTACTTGATCCATTAAGAGAAATGAGCCTAAAAGAGCAATTTTGTGTTTTAAGAAAAGAGTTGGAAAAATTTTCAAGCAAACTCTATGCAAGAAATTTTGGCTTAATGCTTTCAAAAAGCGATAGTGTAAATTTAGGTGAGGAATTTGCTCAAAAAATGCAAGATGAATTTAATGAGTTAAAAGCTTATTTACAAAGCCAAAATAATCCACAAAGTTTTTTTATCAAAGTGTCAAGTCTTGAAAAAACAGGTTTAAAAGAGCTTAAATTTATGCTTTTAGAAGAAGTTAAAAAAATTAGAAACCAAAATAGTCTTTGA
- a CDS encoding DUF6194 family protein has translation MSENLTIDFIQKYIESNFKGLVYKFTYKEHSFFYNPDRVLKNGVYFCTVKENDGVNDKASNLNRKGVFRLSCSLCDQDYQKLFGQKPKKALKGEVVNLNYDFSMLDFIMPHPIYAYMGYICINSPSRKNFEIFKNYLGLSYQKAIKTYQKRIVVL, from the coding sequence ATGAGTGAAAATTTAACTATAGACTTTATCCAAAAATATATCGAGTCTAATTTTAAAGGCTTGGTATATAAATTTACCTATAAAGAACATAGTTTTTTTTATAATCCCGATAGGGTTTTAAAAAATGGAGTTTATTTTTGTACTGTTAAAGAAAATGATGGGGTAAATGATAAAGCTTCGAATTTAAATAGAAAAGGTGTGTTTCGTTTAAGTTGCTCTCTTTGTGATCAAGATTACCAAAAGCTTTTTGGTCAAAAACCTAAAAAAGCTTTAAAGGGTGAGGTTGTTAATTTAAATTATGATTTTTCTATGCTTGATTTTATCATGCCTCATCCAATTTATGCCTATATGGGGTATATTTGTATTAATAGTCCTTCTAGAAAAAATTTTGAAATTTTTAAAAATTATCTTGGACTTTCATATCAAAAAGCTATAAAAACTTACCAAAAAAGGATAGTGGTGTTATGA
- the fmt gene encoding methionyl-tRNA formyltransferase yields the protein MKNIIFMGTPSYATCILKELVDKGFNVQALFTQPDKPVGRKQILTPSDTKKFVLENNLNIEIFTPKILKDENIINEIKSLKPDFIVVAAYGKILPKEILNIAPCVNLHASLLPKYRGASPIQSAILNADKISGVCTMLMEEGLDSGAILENIECDIEGKNSAEVFIMLSNLAAKLTISTLLNFEKIIPKKQDESLVTHCKKIKKEDGLIDLDNASEIYQKFLAFTPWPGIFLENGMKFLDIELVDSEKNQEAGLILQIEKESFLLSCKKGILRVKILQESGKKALDAKTYLNGKRLKLGDSLF from the coding sequence ATGAAAAATATCATTTTTATGGGAACTCCTTCTTATGCAACATGTATTTTAAAAGAGCTTGTTGATAAAGGGTTTAATGTTCAAGCTTTATTTACTCAGCCTGATAAACCTGTGGGTAGAAAACAAATTTTAACTCCAAGTGATACTAAAAAATTTGTTTTAGAAAATAATTTAAATATAGAAATTTTCACTCCAAAAATTTTAAAAGATGAAAATATAATCAACGAAATAAAAAGTTTAAAACCTGATTTTATAGTTGTTGCTGCTTATGGGAAAATTTTACCAAAAGAAATTTTAAATATTGCTCCTTGTGTAAATTTGCATGCTTCTTTACTACCTAAGTATCGTGGTGCTTCTCCTATACAAAGTGCTATTTTAAACGCAGATAAAATAAGTGGAGTTTGTACTATGCTTATGGAAGAAGGGCTTGATAGTGGTGCAATCTTAGAAAACATAGAATGTGATATAGAAGGTAAAAATTCAGCTGAAGTTTTTATCATGCTTTCAAATTTAGCAGCTAAGCTTACTATTTCTACGCTTTTAAATTTTGAAAAAATTATCCCAAAAAAGCAAGATGAAAGTTTAGTTACACATTGTAAAAAAATCAAAAAAGAAGATGGGTTGATTGATTTAGATAATGCAAGTGAAATTTATCAAAAATTTTTAGCTTTTACACCTTGGCCTGGAATTTTTTTAGAAAATGGTATGAAATTTTTAGATATAGAATTAGTTGATAGTGAAAAAAATCAAGAAGCAGGTTTGATTTTACAAATAGAAAAGGAAAGCTTTTTGCTTTCATGCAAAAAAGGCATTTTAAGAGTTAAAATTTTACAAGAAAGTGGAAAAAAAGCTTTGGATGCTAAGACTTATTTAAATGGAAAAAGGTTAAAACTTGGAGATAGTTTATTTTGA
- a CDS encoding biotin--[acetyl-CoA-carboxylase] ligase, whose amino-acid sequence MEIVYFDELGSTQVYLSDKIRGGEIIENTAICAFIQSAGIGSRDNAWQSKQGNLHISFCIKTQELVQDLPLASASIYFAFLMKEVLQRKNSKVWIKWPNDFYIDDKKIGGLMSSKINDFLVVGMGINLKYAPFNAEILDIEVDIQKLLDEYFSYIDEKILWKNIFSKYMLEFEKSRNFFIHNEGNILPLKDALLYKDGSILLDNKRIYSLR is encoded by the coding sequence TTGGAGATAGTTTATTTTGACGAGCTTGGATCAACTCAAGTTTATTTAAGTGATAAAATTCGTGGCGGAGAAATTATAGAAAATACTGCTATTTGCGCTTTTATTCAAAGTGCGGGAATAGGTAGCAGAGATAATGCTTGGCAAAGTAAGCAAGGAAATTTACACATATCTTTTTGTATAAAAACACAAGAATTAGTACAAGATCTTCCTTTGGCTTCTGCTAGTATATATTTTGCATTTTTAATGAAAGAAGTATTGCAAAGAAAAAATTCAAAAGTATGGATTAAATGGCCTAATGATTTTTATATAGATGATAAAAAAATAGGTGGATTGATGAGCTCTAAAATTAATGATTTTTTGGTTGTGGGAATGGGGATTAATCTTAAATATGCTCCATTTAATGCTGAAATTTTAGATATAGAGGTAGATATACAAAAACTTTTAGATGAATATTTTTCTTATATAGATGAGAAAATTTTATGGAAGAATATTTTTAGCAAGTATATGTTAGAATTTGAAAAATCGAGAAATTTTTTTATACACAATGAAGGCAATATTTTACCATTAAAAGATGCTTTGTTGTATAAAGATGGTTCTATATTGTTAGACAATAAAAGGATATATAGTTTAAGATGA
- a CDS encoding ParA family protein has protein sequence MSEIITIANQKGGVGKTTTAINLAASLAVAEKKVLLIDIDPQANATTGLGFNRNNYEYNIYHVFIGRKKLSEIILKTELPQLYLAPSNISLVGIEQEVVKESGEYRTILREKIKEVAKDYDFIIIDSPPALGSITVNAFAASDSVIIPIQCEFYALEGVAMVLNTIKFVKKTINPKLKIKGFLPTMYSSQNNLSKDTVEDLKQNFKQKLFRTGDNEDDFIIIPRNVKLAESPSYGKPIILYDIKSPGSLAYQNLAHSILG, from the coding sequence ATGAGTGAGATAATAACTATTGCAAATCAAAAAGGTGGAGTAGGTAAGACTACTACAGCTATTAATCTAGCAGCTTCTTTAGCAGTAGCTGAAAAAAAAGTTCTTTTGATAGATATTGATCCGCAGGCTAATGCTACGACAGGACTTGGTTTTAATAGAAATAATTATGAATATAATATATATCATGTTTTTATAGGCAGAAAAAAACTTTCCGAGATTATTTTAAAAACTGAACTTCCACAATTATACTTAGCTCCTTCAAATATTTCTTTAGTTGGAATTGAGCAAGAAGTGGTAAAAGAAAGTGGAGAATATAGAACGATTTTAAGAGAAAAAATCAAAGAAGTTGCCAAAGACTATGATTTTATTATCATTGATTCACCGCCTGCACTTGGAAGTATTACAGTAAATGCTTTTGCAGCAAGTGATAGTGTTATCATTCCTATACAATGTGAGTTTTACGCACTTGAAGGTGTGGCAATGGTTTTAAACACCATAAAATTTGTGAAAAAAACTATCAATCCAAAGCTAAAAATTAAAGGTTTTTTACCAACTATGTATAGTTCTCAAAACAATCTTTCAAAAGATACTGTAGAAGATTTAAAGCAAAATTTTAAGCAAAAGCTATTTAGAACAGGTGATAACGAAGATGATTTTATCATTATACCAAGGAATGTAAAATTAGCTGAAAGTCCAAGTTATGGGAAGCCTATTATACTTTATGATATAAAATCTCCAGGCTCTTTGGCATATCAAAATTTAGCACATTCTATACTAGGATAA